A region of the Lagopus muta isolate bLagMut1 chromosome 2, bLagMut1 primary, whole genome shotgun sequence genome:
AGGGTCAGCCcatgccagccctgctgcagtcCCCGCAGCCAAGACATtggcttttccattttccccaGCATTACTGCCAGGTACTTACTAATATTTCTCCAGTGCCACCGCCAGAGCGTCCCACAGCTTCATTGTTGGCTCTGGGATAACGTGTGCCAAGGCTTCCCAGTACTCCCCATCCTTAGAGCTGTCTCGTTCCTGTAGCACCTCCTTTGCAGAACTGTCCTCCTCCCTGAGAGACAGAGAACAAAGTCCTGGGGCTCAGCTCTTCACAAGGAACAGCCCCGTAGCTCTtagctgcagagagctgtcGTCACTGTCACACAAATGAACACAACCCTGAAATTAATGGCACCTGCCTTCCTCATGGCTTTGTTTCCCTCTCCAGGCTGCTGTACATCTCCTGCCTGGTCGTACCCAGCCAACCCTCGCTCCAGCAATGAGGCTTGAAGCTGCCATCGACCTCCTTCCCTGGTGGGACTGTCCCCACCCCACTGCAACCTCATGAGGCAGGCAGGAGTGGCTCTCAGAACAGACAGCAATACAATATCCCCCAGCCCTGTCCACACACCCCCAAAGTTCCTTGTCCTGTTGCCTCGGCTCTGTCTGGTTCTTTCCTAATGACAGCAGTTCTGTTTTGCCCTCAGTCCCACCTCAGTTTGCGAAAATCCTGCACAAATGCTTTCAGGATCTTTAGGACGTCATCAGCACGGATGTACACAGATGGAAGGGAGCCCAGTGGTCTCTGAGAGGATTTGAGCTCATCACTCTGGGCACTGCATTCACcatctgctctgtcctcacCCATGTCTGTGACATCTTCTCCACCTGGGCTTCCCTGGCTCTGGAAGGAAGGTCAGCAAGCTGGGCACGGTGCCCTTCCACCAACTCCTCCTCCCCAAGAGCCACCTTCCTCCCAAGAGCTTCCAACCACCTGCAGCCTCATCCTCTGGCAAATTTAGGCAGGTCAGACATGAACGGATGTGCAAAAGTCCCTGTTCAGCCATGGCAGAAGAGGACTGCAACCCATCAACCTAATTTTTACCAACAGACTGTGCTTGTAGCTACCATAAAATGGGTCAGGGATGTTTTCCAGCTTGGAGGTCaatcagcactgctttgctatGTCCCTGGGTACATAATCACTAATACAAGGGACCTTGTTTAAATGCCCTGTTGAGATCAACCCAGCTCCACCTCTTCTCATTAAGGACCCCGTAGCCTTGATATCCCCACACCTAGCCTTGTGGGTTATGTCCTGGGGTGTGTGTGGCCATAGAGCAGCCCTGGCACTGTTCACAGGGTTATTTTAATGCCCCCTGCCCCATTTCTGCCTTCCCTTGGTGTTCAGGAGatattctgctccccatcccacatatgccctgctctgctgggctctcCCTGCTGTCCCTAGCAGTCCTACCTGGCTGAGAGCTCCTTCCTTGGCTTTGTACTTCAAGAAGAAATCCACCAGCTGGTACAGGTCATCCTCACTGTCAATCTCAAGGGCCTGGGGAGCAAAAGATTATGGTTAGCATCACTGAGACAACACAAGAGGGGGAGctaaaacaacaataaatattttacaggaGAAAAGGGTGCAGAACCTGAGCAGGAGTGAGTGGTAAGAAGTGGTCTGCATGTGACAGGTGGAGGCATCTGTGGATGAAGGGCTTTGAGGACTGACCAGAGGAGCATGCTTCATGCCCTCCCACAATGTTCCTCTCCCCTTATGCCACAAAGTTCCACAGCTGGATCTTCCTCAAGCTTCTCAGTCCTATGCCACACAGACAGGTGGCAACAGCCCCTCTCCTCTCTGATGGCCATTCTTGGGTTCTGTACCCTCTCTATAAATCACAGCTTGTTCTTCTGGTCACCCTACACTCCTCAGGTTCTCCAGACCTTCCTGCTCCAGACTTTCCCACTTGCTTCCCATTTTTCAGGAGGAGAGAGGTCAAACATAGAGGCAGTTCCCCAGCAGTGGCCTGACCAGTTCAGAGCAAAGCCCCATGACTATCACTATCACCCCTGATGGGCCAACAGACAACTCACTGAAAAGATGGAGTCAAGCCTCAAGAGGGTGCATTCATGCTTTCCCAGTGCACGCAGAGGCTTCAGCAGCTTTCTCTCAATGAGGAAACCCTTGCCAGacacaaagagaaaagggagCATAGAAACAGTGAGTATCTCCATTCCTGCCCAGAacccagcaccctgcagccaaCCTTTGCCATGCTATGGCTGTGCCACCCTCTAAGGACAGGCTGTGTGGGGAAAGttggcagcagctgggcagcatGAGGATATTCCTCCTGTCTGCCTTTTTTGATCAAGACAGTTACTGCATCATCACGCACCGACTCATCGCTCACAAGCTCCAGGATCCTCTTGGCAGTCTTCTTGGAGATATTTTGCAGAGGTGTGGCTGTATCCCCAgcctttgctgtgttttctttttggccTTCTCCGCTGCccacttcttccttctccttctctttcttctcctgtgcCCCACTGGTGctctctgaaacagaaaaaggctgagaaaaaaGTCTTTATGCTTTGATTGTGCTCCCCAGGTCAGTACTAGTAACATCACTGCAGCAGTCACCAGGGAAATCACAGTTATTCCTGGTGACCTGGAAATTATGCCAAAAAGACCAGGATGCAAGCTGGCTCTGGGTCAGCTCATCTGGAACTGGGAGCAACGGGCACAGCTCAGTGCAAAGATCCCCAAGGTGGCTTGGAATGAGCCAAACTCAGAGCTGGGCACGTGTCAGACCCTGACTAAACTCACAAAGTTGGTCAGATCCCTTTGCAATGGCAAAGACAGGAGAGGCAGCGGGGCTCTCATGGAGGTGAGGGTTACCCAGTGCCACAGGGGCGACAAGGGCACTGAGGCTGTGAGTCCCACCTGTCAGGACCTCTGCAGCCAACTTGGTCGCCACCCTCTTTGCCTTGTAATGCCTGAAGGGGCCGATGTTGTTGAGGAACCAGTAATGAGGCTCTTCCCAGGGCAGCCCCAGTTGCTGGGTGTGAATGATGCGATCAGCATCCAGGGCTTTCCTCATTAACCCTTTGGCTTCCTCCTCGTTCATAAGCCAGACCTTCATGAACTTCTCAGCATCACTGGCTGCAAAGTGCctgtgcagagaaagaaagcccGTGGAAGCTGGCTTTGTGTCCATAAGTGAGTCAGCTCCCCTCCGTACCTCTTTCAAATGCTCTGAAGCCTCATCACAGATGGATGTCCAGGCCTCCACACACAGCTCACCTCATCCTCCTCTGCACCTCCTTGCACTGTCCCGTGATGCGCTCGCAGTCAGCTGCAAGGCTCTGGTTCTCCTCTCTGAACTGCTTCTCTTGTTTGACCAGTTTTGTTCTCAGATTATTGAGTAAGCTGTGGAGCCTGAAGAGGGATAGCAAAGCTGGGGATTCCCAAAGAGGCACCTTTGGGCAAATCTCACATGTATGAAGGCTTTGGGAGTTGGAGCTACCGTCTGCTAGGGACTACTCAACGCCAAGACCTGACTGAACCCCACCAAGTTGTCACAGTTTGGTTACTGCCAGCTTATTCAAACTGTTCTGGAGATGGTGCTGCCCTGTGCTAAACCCTGCTCCTGCCCAGGGATGGGCTGGGTAAGAGCTCACTGTCCTGTGCTAGTGATGCtttccacaaaaacaaatggctgggagatggcagcaggcagagcccaTCTTCCAGAGACGGTTTTTTACCGGTtgagcttcctcttctgttGTGATCTGATGATGGTGTTCTCCTCATCCTGCTTCTTAAGCACCTGAAAGTTGTATTCCAGCTTCTCCTGGTTCACCAAATAGACAGCTTTCATATGCTGGAGCTGCCTCTCCAGGTTCTGTCAATTCAGAAAACAGGGACAGAAGCTGTGCTGTAAGTAAAGGACACAGAGAAGCCTGACCATAGTGATCCTGCACCTTCAAACTCAGCTTCTCAGGCACATTTCTCCCAGCTAACCCCTCCTGCCTGGCCCATGAGATGGAGGTGTTGATTGTCCATGAGGACACGTTGCAGGGCCATCtctggggaagggagaagggaatgAAGAAGTACCTGACTTACACTCACTGGGGTACTTAGCTCTTGGTCTTCACCTTTAGCATCTTAATTCGTGTTCCAGGAACACCTCAGGACAGTGGTATCAATAATCAAGAAAACCAGTACTTCCAACTTCTCATTTCTTATTCTCCCTTAACTGGAAGGGTAATGTCTGGGCTATAAAGAATTACACAAATGCAGTACTGAAGGGAGCCACGAGGACATTTTGCTCACCCCTCCGCCCCGCAGGGGGAACAGCATCACCAAGACAGGCCCAGCAGATGTTGATTTTTGCTATTCCTAACACCCTGCAtcaaagcacagctgctgttgaTAACCACTGAGCAAGTCCTTGCACTTTTAGCTCTCTTGGCTTGAAATCTCAAGCCTAAATCTGAATGCTAAATTAAGTCTTCCCTACCAAAACTCAAAACTGTGACTTT
Encoded here:
- the DRC1 gene encoding dynein regulatory complex protein 1 isoform X2, with the protein product MSRGAGEELAGSRWREPGLDREPQPEPAEPGPEERIAARRRRIAARLDAQRRQALGENEEPEEEAEEVGEERSSHKQVEESRQKLAKLLFEGTRLVTDIQVAADLRETQRRAEQAELKLQRVEKLENEARTSADKFEEITSKWALAKDMTIPQELWQLLNQQQQLCTQLLEEKNKLIGELQQELKNKDEQYVQTIKKQSDDIHLLLERMEEQIRMMLKTYRHNIHQIEKAFELERRELLDNNRKKWEEAIQTLNTKQLEYLHARVKKVEEFEKQLNQLRVQDEEEYNSMKIHLESDVQNLERQLQHMKAVYLVNQEKLEYNFQVLKKQDEENTIIRSQQKRKLNRLHSLLNNLRTKLVKQEKQFREENQSLAADCERITGQCKEVQRRMRHFAASDAEKFMKVWLMNEEEAKGLMRKALDADRIIHTQQLGLPWEEPHYWFLNNIGPFRHYKAKRVATKLAAEVLTESTSGAQEKKEKEKEEVGSGEGQKENTAKAGDTATPLQNISKKTAKRILELVSDESALEIDSEDDLYQLVDFFLKYKAKEGALSQSQGSPGGEDVTDMGEDRADGECSAQSDELKSSQRPLGSLPSVYIRADDVLKILKAFVQDFRKLREEDSSAKEVLQERDSSKDGEYWEALAHVIPEPTMKLWDALAVALEKYYNILTRRANLLAEVAVLQQQNSELSLMLEQFINSRVNSMLHSPPVHQMDLNLPCPEEPR
- the DRC1 gene encoding dynein regulatory complex protein 1 isoform X1 encodes the protein MSRGAGEELAGSRWREPGLDREPQPEPAEPGPEERIAARRRRIAARLDAQRRQALGENEEPEEEAEEVGEERSSHKQVEESRQKLAKLLFEGTRLVTDIQVAADLRETQRRAEQAELKLQRVEKLENEARTSADKFEEITSKWALAKDMTIPQELWQLLNQQQQLCTQLLEEKNKLIGELQQELKNKDEQYVQTIKKQSDDIHLLLERMEEQIRMMLKTYRHNIHQIEKAFELERRELLDNNRKKWEEAIQTLNTKQLEYLHARVKKVEEFEKQLNQLRVQDEEEYNSMKIHLESDVQNLERQLQHMKAVYLVNQEKLEYNFQVLKKQDEENTIIRSQQKRKLNRLHSLLNNLRTKLVKQEKQFREENQSLAADCERITGQCKEVQRRMRHFAASDAEKFMKVWLMNEEEAKGLMRKALDADRIIHTQQLGLPWEEPHYWFLNNIGPFRHYKAKRVATKLAAEVLTESTSGAQEKKEKEKEEVGSGEGQKENTAKAGDTATPLQNISKKTAKRILELVSDESGFLIERKLLKPLRALGKHECTLLRLDSIFSALEIDSEDDLYQLVDFFLKYKAKEGALSQSQGSPGGEDVTDMGEDRADGECSAQSDELKSSQRPLGSLPSVYIRADDVLKILKAFVQDFRKLREEDSSAKEVLQERDSSKDGEYWEALAHVIPEPTMKLWDALAVALEKYYNILTRRANLLAEVAVLQQQNSELSLMLEQFINSRVNSMLHSPPVHQMDLNLPCPEEPR